A segment of the Sphingobacterium oryzagri genome:
GTATCTACATAAGAAGTCTCGATGCGCGCATGATCGCCATAACGCAAGGGCAGCTTATGCTCACACATGGAATTAACGATGGGCGTGGTATATCCCTGGCTTTTGATAGACAGGTAATCTATGCCGTAAGCTTTTCCAAAAGCTTCACGACCTTGCTCAAAATAAAGTATATAGTGGCCATGCCAAACAATCCCTAATGAATCAACCTCACTAAAGCGCACCGGTATACGGGTTGTTTCGGTCAATATAGATCCATCATCAAACTGTTTTCTTCTTTTTATCATATAGAACGGCAATGCTAAGGGTCAGTACAAAAAACAAAAATAACAAAATAATGGCAGGGATAATCTGCAAAATATGTGCTTCGCGCAACAATACATCATAGAAAGCGCTTAGCCCCCAGTTCATCGGTGAAAGCACCGACAGTTTTTGCATAATAAGCGGCATGACAAAAACCGGCACCCAAACGCCGCCAAGTGCTGCCAGGACGACGGTCAGCGTTGCGCCAAAAGGTGCGGCTTGTTCCTGCGTTTTGGCCACCGTGCCAATAAGCACGCCCAGCCCCACCGCAGCCAAACCACTGAACAACGCAACGAGCGTTAACAAAATAAAATGGCTACCGACCTGAAATTCTTGCAGGCCAAGATAAGGAAATAAGTAAACGCCAATCAACAGCATCAAGTAGAATTGAATAAGGCTGACCATAAGATAGGCTACTGTCTTGCCTAAGAGGAAGACCATGTATGACGTGGGGCTGGTGCCGATGCGAAGCATCGTGCCCTGCGCTTTTTCTTTCACAATATTGATAGACAGCGGCACCACGATAAAGAAAATGGCAAACAGGGCCCAGGCCGGCACGTTATGCTGTGCTGCATTGGGTATAGACGAATCATCTTCCTGTGTTTTTTCAACCACTTCCTTAAATGCGATAAATGGTTTCGCTGTTA
Coding sequences within it:
- a CDS encoding acyl-CoA thioesterase produces the protein MIKRRKQFDDGSILTETTRIPVRFSEVDSLGIVWHGHYILYFEQGREAFGKAYGIDYLSIKSQGYTTPIVNSMCEHKLPLRYGDHARIETSYVDTPAAKMVFRFKIFNDADQLVCQGETVQVFLDQDDNLVLNTPAFVLDWKRKVGLS
- a CDS encoding ABC transporter permease; translated protein: MFKLYMAIKKELLLLQRDTGGIIILFVMPLILLIAVTMVQSGSFDSILGTRMEVLLVDNDQDSVSARLRDSFRENGNLTLVTAIDGQAVTEAQAQHLVHQGAYQLAIVLPKHLSRDLDAYVKQNVDKILAEFDFRVDTATAQPLPVSTKEIKLYFDPAAQAAFKTAVRMSIDRLVSSIESQTIYKTFQEELGEGDQVDLTAKPFIAFKEVVEKTQEDDSSIPNAAQHNVPAWALFAIFFIVVPLSINIVKEKAQGTMLRIGTSPTSYMVFLLGKTVAYLMVSLIQFYLMLLIGVYLFPYLGLQEFQVGSHFILLTLVALFSGLAAVGLGVLIGTVAKTQEQAAPFGATLTVVLAALGGVWVPVFVMPLIMQKLSVLSPMNWGLSAFYDVLLREAHILQIIPAIILLFLFFVLTLSIAVLYDKKKKTV